In one Pseudodesulfovibrio tunisiensis genomic region, the following are encoded:
- a CDS encoding PEP/pyruvate-binding domain-containing protein, whose amino-acid sequence MAKAPRKPATEKEQPAKSAKNDAKLDKLKAKLVLDGSDIVQIGEDAELIVGGKNYNTAIISQVQGIRAPEFRAISSIAFHTILDETKVSASTVRAMVDKEYNQIDWNSDEVNSDSEFLQNFVRQLGKKIRVESAKSTGTPIKLRTFINNVVEGFATSPEGIDQLRKRSVLVQSAILSVEMPEDIAKAIKGAYNSICKEAGLDDVPVAVRSSAAGEDSRKKAFAGLQDTYLNIVGSDTCLEAYHWDCASAYNLRSMTYRREAILDAITQAETTGDDKIAEQAKKEWAIEHTSLSVCIMRMINPVISGTAFSADTATGCRGTDRNDLVSIDASYGLGEAVVGGMVTPDKFYVFQRDSGSEVVIRYMGCKDKKIVYREDGSGTHVVKVPGNEVFRWALSIAQAEMVAQGVRAISKAYGGMIMDSEFCIDKTDRLWFVQARPETRWNEDFEQHPHTIYMRRLEVDPKALLDAEVILEGNGASRGAGRGTVKYLRSALELNKINKGDILAAERTDPDMVPGMRIASGIMADVGGDTSHAAITSRELGIPAIIGIQRLEALRSLEGQEVTVDGSRGKVYRGDLPLVEVGGEIDVSKLPATKTKVGLILADVGQALFLSRLRNVPDFEVGLLRAEFMLGNIGVHPMALEAYDKDELNGLVEDSLKEMDDKLTKVMKDQLDTGLIALPLKLREYVGIVTGLSRQMDALAEQEGARSTDEVLAMHRKLRELDKKLDEHISLATERLDVLKTSVDLEAHVAVIYGFHDVLDSHPEPRTEAWKILQDHKRIVAGYVEEIQGNEEVVEHLERIRSLREEVALKMGLKSEMDDLRTLPEKIRILLESRGYTTGKENYIQTLSQGLALFAMAFYGQDIVYRTTDFKSNEYRNLLGGSLFESHEDNPMLGYRGVSRNIHDWELEAFKLARGIYGGKNLSIMFPFVRTMEEARSMKRYLKQVHNMQSGKDGLKIILMAEIPSNAILCREFIQEVDGFSIGSNDMTQMVLATDRDNARLQHIYDEEDPGVVWAILSAIFAGQKYGKKVGFCGQGVSNSVILRGLVAIAGIVSASVVPDTYHQTKLDMAAVEALNIRTRDLGAWLKEQHMHNLRELVEANGYGHILKKYVSAEDFMEWYEGELDRFSEQLREHMDTPKEVFYRQEMEQFRSLFHKPVIYAHWDWHKTVEDALHHAGFASFDEQEEALEKQRAKAW is encoded by the coding sequence ATGGCCAAAGCTCCCAGGAAGCCTGCGACTGAAAAGGAACAGCCCGCCAAATCAGCTAAGAATGACGCCAAGCTGGACAAGCTCAAGGCGAAGCTGGTTCTGGACGGATCGGATATTGTTCAGATCGGGGAAGATGCCGAACTCATTGTCGGCGGCAAGAACTACAACACCGCGATCATCAGCCAGGTGCAGGGAATCAGGGCCCCGGAATTCAGGGCCATTTCCTCGATAGCCTTCCACACCATCCTTGATGAGACCAAGGTCAGCGCGTCCACGGTGCGCGCCATGGTGGACAAGGAATACAATCAGATCGACTGGAATTCGGACGAGGTCAACAGCGATTCCGAGTTCCTTCAGAATTTCGTCCGTCAGCTTGGCAAGAAGATTCGCGTGGAATCCGCCAAGTCCACGGGCACGCCCATCAAGCTGCGTACCTTCATCAACAACGTGGTTGAAGGATTCGCCACCTCTCCCGAAGGCATCGACCAGCTTCGCAAGCGGTCCGTGCTGGTGCAGTCCGCCATCCTTTCCGTGGAAATGCCCGAGGATATCGCCAAGGCCATCAAGGGTGCGTACAATTCCATATGCAAGGAAGCCGGACTCGACGACGTTCCCGTGGCGGTTCGTTCCTCCGCAGCCGGTGAGGACAGCCGCAAGAAGGCGTTCGCCGGATTGCAGGACACCTATCTGAACATCGTGGGTTCGGACACCTGTCTGGAAGCCTATCACTGGGACTGTGCATCCGCCTACAACCTCCGGTCCATGACCTACCGCCGCGAGGCCATTCTGGACGCCATTACCCAGGCCGAGACCACGGGCGATGACAAGATCGCGGAGCAGGCCAAGAAGGAGTGGGCCATCGAGCACACTTCCCTGTCCGTCTGCATCATGCGCATGATCAATCCCGTGATTTCCGGCACTGCATTTTCCGCCGACACCGCCACCGGTTGCCGGGGCACCGACCGCAACGATCTGGTATCCATCGATGCCAGCTACGGTCTGGGCGAGGCTGTCGTGGGCGGCATGGTCACTCCGGACAAGTTCTACGTGTTCCAGCGCGACAGCGGCTCCGAAGTCGTGATCCGCTACATGGGGTGCAAGGACAAGAAGATCGTGTACCGCGAGGACGGCTCCGGCACTCATGTCGTCAAGGTCCCGGGCAACGAGGTGTTCCGCTGGGCCCTGTCCATTGCTCAGGCTGAAATGGTTGCACAGGGCGTGCGTGCCATTTCCAAGGCTTACGGCGGCATGATCATGGACTCCGAATTCTGCATCGACAAGACCGACAGGCTCTGGTTCGTGCAGGCCCGGCCCGAGACCCGCTGGAACGAGGATTTCGAGCAGCATCCGCATACCATCTACATGCGCCGTCTCGAGGTTGACCCCAAGGCTCTGCTTGATGCCGAGGTCATTCTCGAAGGCAATGGCGCGTCCCGCGGTGCTGGACGCGGTACCGTGAAATATCTCCGGTCCGCTCTGGAACTGAACAAGATCAACAAGGGCGACATCCTGGCTGCCGAGCGCACCGATCCGGACATGGTGCCGGGCATGCGCATCGCCTCGGGCATCATGGCCGATGTGGGCGGCGACACCAGCCACGCGGCCATCACGTCCCGTGAGCTGGGAATTCCCGCCATCATCGGCATTCAGCGCCTTGAGGCACTGCGCTCTCTGGAAGGTCAGGAAGTGACGGTCGACGGCTCTCGCGGCAAGGTCTATCGCGGCGACCTTCCTCTGGTGGAGGTCGGCGGCGAGATCGACGTGAGCAAGCTGCCCGCCACCAAGACCAAGGTCGGCCTGATTCTGGCCGACGTGGGGCAGGCCCTGTTCCTGTCCCGCCTGCGCAACGTGCCTGATTTCGAGGTGGGCCTGCTGCGTGCCGAATTCATGCTGGGCAACATCGGCGTGCATCCCATGGCCCTGGAGGCCTATGACAAGGACGAACTGAACGGTCTTGTCGAGGATTCCCTGAAGGAGATGGACGACAAGCTGACCAAGGTCATGAAGGATCAGCTTGATACCGGCCTGATTGCGCTTCCCCTGAAGCTTCGCGAATATGTCGGCATCGTGACCGGCCTGTCCAGGCAGATGGATGCCCTTGCCGAGCAGGAAGGCGCGCGGAGCACGGACGAGGTTCTGGCCATGCACCGCAAGCTGCGCGAGCTGGACAAGAAGCTCGACGAGCACATTTCCCTGGCTACCGAGCGTCTGGACGTGCTCAAGACTTCGGTTGACCTCGAAGCCCATGTGGCCGTCATCTACGGATTCCATGACGTTCTCGACTCCCATCCCGAACCGCGCACCGAGGCCTGGAAGATTCTTCAGGACCACAAGCGGATCGTTGCCGGATATGTCGAAGAGATTCAGGGCAATGAAGAGGTTGTCGAACATCTCGAACGCATCCGCTCCCTGCGCGAGGAAGTGGCGCTCAAAATGGGCCTCAAGTCCGAAATGGACGATCTTCGCACCCTGCCCGAGAAGATCAGGATCCTGCTGGAATCCCGTGGCTATACCACGGGCAAGGAAAATTACATTCAGACCCTGTCTCAGGGATTGGCCCTGTTTGCCATGGCCTTCTATGGACAGGACATCGTCTACCGGACCACGGACTTCAAGTCCAACGAGTACCGGAACCTGCTGGGCGGCTCCCTGTTCGAGTCCCACGAGGACAATCCCATGCTTGGCTACCGCGGCGTTTCCCGCAACATCCATGACTGGGAACTGGAAGCCTTCAAGCTGGCGCGTGGCATCTACGGCGGCAAGAACCTGAGCATCATGTTCCCGTTCGTGCGCACCATGGAAGAGGCCCGGAGCATGAAGCGCTACCTCAAGCAGGTGCACAACATGCAGTCCGGCAAGGATGGTCTCAAGATCATTCTCATGGCCGAGATTCCGAGCAATGCCATTCTGTGCCGCGAGTTCATTCAGGAAGTGGACGGCTTCTCCATCGGCTCCAACGACATGACCCAGATGGTGCTTGCCACTGACCGCGACAACGCGCGGCTCCAGCACATCTACGACGAGGAAGATCCGGGCGTGGTCTGGGCCATTCTCTCCGCAATCTTTGCGGGTCAGAAGTACGGCAAGAAGGTCGGCTTCTGCGGTCAGGGCGTGTCCAACAGCGTGATTCTGCGCGGGCTGGTGGCCATTGCCGGCATCGTGTCCGCATCCGTGGTGCCCGACACCTACCATCAGACCAAGCTGGACATGGCCGCTGTCGAGGCGCTGAACATCAGGACCCGCGACCTTGGCGCATGGCTCAAGGAACAGCACATGCACAACCTGCGCGAGCTGGTCGAGGCCAACGGATACGGCCATATCCTCAAGAAGTATGTGTCCGCCGAGGACTTCATGGAGTGGTACGAGGGTGAACTCGATCGCTTCAGCGAACAGCTTCGCGAACACATGGATACGCCCAAGGAAGTGTTCTACCGTCAGGAAATGGAGCAGTTCCGCTCCCTGTTCCACAAGCCGGTCATCTACGCTCACTGGGATTGGCACAAGACCGTTGAGGATGCTCTGCATCACGCCGGGTTCGCTTCCTTTGACGAGCAGGAGGAAGCCCTGGAAAAGCAGCGTGCCAAGGCTTGGTAG
- the hisF gene encoding imidazole glycerol phosphate synthase subunit HisF yields MLSKRVIPCLDVRNGRLTKGIKFKNNVDIGDPVETAKLYYEQGADEIVFYDITASHEGRGIFLDVVERVASTIFIPFSVGGGIGTVADMRDVLLAGAEKVSVNSGAVKNPDVISEGAARFGSQCIVLGMDVKRVEVSENIPSGFEVVIHGGRKHMGMDAIEWAKTGEALGAGEICLNSIDADGTKDGYDIELTRAVTDAVHIPVIASGGAGTPQHMVDAIQQGHATAALIASIVHYGEYTIPEIKDYMAAQGVKMRTHW; encoded by the coding sequence ATGCTGAGTAAACGCGTCATCCCCTGCCTCGACGTCCGCAACGGCAGGCTCACCAAGGGCATCAAGTTCAAGAACAACGTGGATATCGGCGATCCCGTGGAAACCGCCAAGCTCTATTACGAGCAGGGCGCGGACGAAATCGTGTTCTACGACATCACCGCCTCCCACGAAGGCCGAGGCATCTTTCTGGACGTGGTGGAACGCGTGGCTTCCACCATATTCATCCCCTTTTCCGTGGGCGGCGGCATCGGTACCGTCGCGGACATGCGTGACGTGCTTCTGGCCGGAGCGGAAAAGGTTTCCGTGAACTCGGGCGCGGTCAAGAATCCGGACGTCATCAGTGAAGGCGCGGCCCGGTTCGGATCCCAATGCATCGTGCTGGGCATGGATGTGAAACGGGTCGAGGTCTCCGAGAACATCCCCTCGGGCTTCGAAGTCGTGATCCACGGCGGACGCAAGCACATGGGCATGGACGCCATTGAATGGGCCAAGACCGGCGAAGCGCTCGGCGCAGGCGAAATATGTCTCAACTCCATTGACGCGGATGGCACCAAGGACGGCTACGACATCGAGCTGACCCGTGCCGTGACCGATGCCGTGCACATCCCGGTCATTGCCTCGGGCGGAGCCGGAACCCCGCAGCATATGGTGGACGCCATCCAGCAGGGACACGCCACCGCAGCCCTGATCGCTTCCATCGTGCATTACGGTGAATACACCATCCCCGAGATCAAGGACTACATGGCTGCCCAAGGCGTGAAAATGCGCACCCACTGGTAA
- the hisH gene encoding imidazole glycerol phosphate synthase subunit HisH, translating into MLAIFDYKAGNQTSVKRALDHLGIPCEITNKPEKLDAAQGIIFPGVGAAGQAMDELTADGLDEVLKGLIWQKKPVLGICVGCQILLDYSEENDTAALEVIPGECRLFNPSWVDFEGNPIRVPHMGWNQVELKQECELFAGIAPDAEFYFVHSYYPAPKEDFVIGTTRYGIDFCAIHGRTGLWAVQFHPEKSGNPGLQLLKNFHEYCKEADNAE; encoded by the coding sequence ATGCTCGCCATATTCGATTACAAGGCGGGGAACCAGACCAGCGTGAAACGTGCTCTGGACCACCTCGGAATCCCCTGTGAAATCACCAATAAGCCCGAAAAGCTGGATGCGGCACAAGGCATCATCTTTCCCGGCGTTGGCGCGGCAGGACAGGCCATGGACGAACTCACGGCGGACGGTCTGGACGAAGTTCTCAAGGGACTGATCTGGCAAAAAAAGCCGGTACTTGGCATCTGTGTGGGATGCCAGATTCTTCTGGACTACAGCGAGGAAAACGATACCGCTGCGCTTGAAGTCATTCCCGGTGAGTGCCGTCTGTTCAACCCGTCCTGGGTGGACTTCGAAGGCAATCCGATCCGCGTACCGCACATGGGCTGGAATCAGGTGGAGCTGAAGCAGGAGTGTGAACTGTTCGCCGGCATCGCGCCGGACGCGGAATTCTACTTCGTGCACAGCTACTACCCCGCGCCCAAAGAGGACTTCGTGATCGGTACCACCCGCTACGGCATCGATTTCTGTGCCATTCACGGCAGAACCGGACTCTGGGCCGTGCAATTCCACCCGGAAAAAAGCGGCAATCCCGGACTGCAGCTGCTGAAGAACTTTCATGAGTACTGCAAGGAGGCGGACAATGCTGAGTAA
- a CDS encoding J domain-containing protein has translation MTLQECYRILGLGHGSDLGEVKTAFRKLAFKYHPDLNTSPEAADRFREINEAYVTARELLRKAGPRPEPKASHTERPGPTARPDQGAKAYARQHRVKPKRPDRKQPGSTRAKSQHFYYHEEDVLKDILNDEFARQVFEDIYRQIRKDRPGYKGPLEHRKRKLQLHWGERTLSLDFSKGLVGSIKSWCRHQMDHEQIVHFPAHHLIPGRKIRITVDQRFSKGPRTIEVTLPPDFVVGRPIRLKGLGRKLGPVTGDLLLRILAK, from the coding sequence ATGACTCTTCAGGAATGCTACCGCATACTCGGCCTCGGCCATGGTTCCGACCTTGGCGAGGTCAAGACCGCGTTTCGCAAACTCGCCTTCAAGTATCACCCGGACCTGAACACGTCTCCCGAAGCCGCGGACCGGTTTCGGGAGATAAACGAGGCATACGTCACGGCCAGGGAACTGCTCCGCAAGGCAGGCCCGCGCCCGGAACCGAAAGCCTCGCACACCGAACGCCCCGGGCCCACGGCCCGCCCGGATCAGGGAGCCAAGGCGTATGCCCGGCAGCATCGCGTCAAGCCGAAACGCCCGGACAGGAAGCAGCCCGGATCGACCCGCGCCAAATCCCAACACTTCTACTATCATGAGGAAGACGTTCTCAAGGACATCCTGAACGACGAATTCGCCCGTCAGGTGTTCGAGGACATCTACCGCCAGATTCGCAAGGACCGCCCCGGCTACAAGGGCCCGCTCGAGCACAGGAAGCGCAAGCTCCAGCTTCACTGGGGCGAGCGTACGCTGAGCCTGGATTTTTCCAAGGGACTGGTCGGGTCCATCAAATCCTGGTGCCGTCACCAGATGGACCACGAACAGATCGTGCATTTCCCTGCCCATCACCTGATTCCGGGCAGAAAAATCCGCATCACCGTGGATCAACGCTTTTCCAAGGGACCGCGCACCATCGAGGTCACGCTGCCACCGGACTTCGTGGTCGGCAGGCCAATCCGCCTCAAGGGACTGGGCCGCAAGCTCGGCCCCGTCACCGGGGACCTGCTCCTGCGCATTCTGGCAAAATAG
- a CDS encoding YkgJ family cysteine cluster protein, with amino-acid sequence MTVKAFECRMCGHCCQGKGGIVMTEKDQVRLAAHLGISVDELLEKYTESRGGKYHLTVGDDLYCIFFKHGLGCGVHPGRPDVCRAWPFFRGNLVDKTSWEMIQDYCPGVNPDASHEEFVRQGREYLHEEDLLRYAPGVSPNALLADE; translated from the coding sequence ATGACCGTGAAAGCCTTTGAATGCCGCATGTGCGGCCACTGCTGCCAGGGAAAGGGCGGCATCGTGATGACGGAAAAGGATCAGGTGCGGCTGGCCGCCCACCTCGGCATTTCCGTTGACGAACTTCTGGAAAAGTACACGGAAAGTCGCGGGGGCAAATATCATCTGACCGTGGGCGACGACCTGTACTGCATCTTTTTCAAACACGGGCTGGGGTGCGGCGTGCATCCGGGTCGGCCCGACGTATGCCGCGCCTGGCCGTTCTTTCGGGGCAATCTCGTGGACAAGACAAGCTGGGAAATGATTCAGGACTACTGTCCGGGCGTGAACCCGGATGCGAGCCACGAGGAATTCGTGCGTCAGGGCCGCGAGTATTTGCACGAGGAAGACCTTTTGCGCTATGCTCCCGGCGTGTCGCCGAACGCCCTGCTCGCCGACGAATAA
- a CDS encoding CoA-binding protein, which translates to MLTNMKELAALLGQVKTIAVIGAVDKPNRPVDRVGREMIEMGFNVIPVHPVRENVWGLKAYKCVTDIPEPVDVVDLFRNAQFCPDHAREVLRMNPLPRLFWMQENIYSPEAREILKKSGIIVIEDRCLKVELQQLGIAR; encoded by the coding sequence ATGCTGACGAATATGAAAGAGCTAGCCGCGCTGCTGGGGCAGGTCAAGACCATTGCCGTTATCGGAGCCGTGGACAAGCCGAACCGCCCGGTGGACCGCGTTGGCCGGGAAATGATCGAGATGGGGTTCAACGTGATCCCGGTTCATCCGGTCCGGGAAAACGTGTGGGGTCTCAAGGCATACAAATGCGTGACCGACATTCCCGAGCCCGTGGACGTTGTGGACCTGTTCCGCAACGCCCAATTCTGCCCGGACCACGCCCGCGAAGTGCTGCGCATGAATCCACTGCCCAGACTCTTCTGGATGCAGGAAAACATATACAGCCCGGAAGCCAGAGAAATCCTGAAAAAGTCCGGCATAATCGTAATCGAAGACCGCTGCCTCAAGGTCGAGCTGCAGCAACTGGGGATCGCCCGATGA
- a CDS encoding M24 family metallopeptidase yields the protein MFEALGHIPAGEIRRRQDAVRHHLADVAPEAGGILVFSRLNIYYLTGTLGQGVLWLPLDSAPVLLVRKGLDRARLESPLEHIHSYKSYSQMPGLCADAGSPLPHTVAVVMAGLSWQLGQLLERKLADRKFVPGDHAVALAKMIKSEWELDILRTCGKLHHEALCEMLPGMLHPGMTEREISHKSWEVFFAKGHQGMLRMQAHGEECFLGHVSAGDSGNYPSSFNGPLGLRGEHPAVPFMGHAAKVWQPKEPLMLDIGFQIDGYQTDKTQAYWSGPESSIPDEVRRAHEFCVEMQNRTAEHAKPGVTPAELYAYCIEQARKRGFAEGFMGLGDNKVPFIGHGIGLTVDEFPPLAAGFDMPLQEGMALALEPKQGIPGVGMVGVENTYEVTASGARCISGDRYEMICV from the coding sequence ATGTTTGAAGCCCTTGGGCATATCCCTGCCGGTGAAATCCGGCGCAGGCAGGATGCCGTGCGGCACCATCTTGCGGACGTTGCGCCGGAAGCCGGTGGCATTCTCGTGTTTTCCCGTCTCAACATCTACTACCTTACGGGAACGTTGGGGCAGGGCGTATTGTGGCTGCCTCTGGATTCCGCCCCCGTGCTTCTCGTGCGCAAGGGGCTGGACAGGGCAAGGCTGGAGTCGCCGCTCGAGCATATCCATTCCTACAAGTCCTATTCCCAGATGCCGGGCCTGTGCGCGGATGCGGGCAGTCCGTTGCCCCATACCGTGGCCGTGGTCATGGCCGGGTTGAGCTGGCAGCTCGGGCAGCTTCTGGAACGCAAGCTTGCCGACAGGAAATTCGTGCCCGGCGACCATGCCGTGGCCTTGGCCAAGATGATCAAGTCCGAATGGGAACTGGACATTCTGCGGACCTGCGGCAAGCTCCATCACGAGGCCCTGTGCGAGATGCTGCCGGGCATGCTGCATCCGGGCATGACCGAACGCGAGATTTCCCACAAGTCGTGGGAGGTGTTTTTCGCCAAGGGGCATCAGGGCATGCTGCGCATGCAGGCGCATGGGGAGGAATGTTTTCTGGGGCATGTCTCGGCAGGTGATTCCGGCAATTATCCCAGTTCGTTCAATGGCCCCTTGGGATTGCGGGGCGAACATCCCGCCGTCCCGTTCATGGGACATGCCGCCAAGGTCTGGCAGCCGAAAGAACCGCTCATGCTGGACATCGGTTTTCAGATCGACGGATACCAGACGGACAAGACGCAGGCATATTGGTCCGGCCCTGAATCGTCGATCCCGGACGAGGTGCGCCGCGCCCATGAGTTTTGCGTGGAGATGCAGAATCGGACCGCGGAACATGCCAAACCCGGGGTCACGCCCGCCGAGCTGTATGCCTATTGCATCGAACAGGCGCGAAAGCGTGGTTTTGCCGAAGGCTTCATGGGGCTCGGCGACAACAAGGTTCCCTTCATCGGCCATGGCATAGGCTTGACCGTGGATGAGTTTCCGCCCCTGGCTGCCGGGTTCGACATGCCGTTGCAGGAAGGCATGGCGCTTGCCTTGGAACCCAAGCAGGGCATTCCGGGAGTCGGCATGGTCGGGGTCGAGAATACCTACGAAGTAACGGCCTCCGGTGCCAGATGCATTTCCGGGGATCGTTACGAGATGATCTGCGTGTGA
- a CDS encoding iron-containing alcohol dehydrogenase, translated as MLNFQYYMPTRLLFGPDKLDELSETPHLPRGNKAMIVIGESGIMLKLGYLARVQGMLAKQGVASLVYDKIKPNPESEQVEEAAAIARENDVNFIVGLGGGSTIDSAKAIALLAANSGQYWDYMIEGTGKMKTPEHPALPIVAIPTTAGTGTEADPWTVISRTGSQEKIGWGNDSTFPTLSIVDPKLMLSVPKSQTAYTGFDAFCHAAEAYLSIRRQPASDALSLEAVHLIANTLPEAVADGSNLEARTVMAWASTAAGLCETYSSCISQHSLEHALSAFHPELPHGAGLAMLSRSYFAFLASRGEERLGDLALTMGTSLEEDIPADQFGPAFLEALDRLLEGTGLDSLRMSDYGITPDEFPAMADCALGTMGKLFNSTPVEMTREDIIAIYEAAYE; from the coding sequence ATGCTCAACTTCCAATACTACATGCCCACCCGCCTGCTCTTCGGGCCGGACAAACTGGATGAACTCAGCGAAACGCCCCATCTGCCGCGCGGCAACAAGGCCATGATCGTGATCGGTGAATCCGGCATCATGCTGAAACTCGGCTATCTGGCCCGAGTTCAGGGCATGCTGGCCAAACAGGGAGTCGCTTCCCTTGTCTATGACAAAATCAAACCCAACCCGGAGAGCGAACAGGTGGAGGAAGCCGCTGCCATCGCCCGGGAAAACGACGTGAATTTCATTGTCGGTCTGGGCGGCGGTTCCACCATTGATTCGGCCAAGGCCATTGCCCTGCTGGCGGCCAATTCCGGACAGTACTGGGACTACATGATCGAAGGCACGGGAAAAATGAAAACCCCGGAACACCCGGCCCTGCCCATCGTGGCCATCCCGACCACGGCAGGAACCGGCACCGAGGCCGATCCCTGGACCGTGATCAGCAGAACCGGCTCGCAGGAAAAAATCGGCTGGGGCAACGATTCCACCTTCCCCACCCTGTCCATCGTGGACCCCAAGCTCATGCTGTCCGTGCCCAAATCCCAGACTGCGTACACCGGATTCGACGCATTCTGTCATGCGGCCGAGGCGTACCTCTCGATCCGCCGCCAGCCTGCCAGCGATGCCCTTTCCCTTGAAGCCGTGCACCTGATTGCCAACACCCTGCCCGAGGCCGTGGCTGACGGAAGCAACCTCGAAGCACGCACGGTCATGGCGTGGGCCAGCACAGCCGCAGGGCTGTGCGAGACCTATTCCTCGTGCATTTCCCAGCACTCTCTGGAACATGCCCTGTCCGCATTCCACCCGGAGCTGCCGCACGGTGCGGGCCTTGCCATGCTGTCCCGCTCGTACTTCGCATTTCTGGCCTCACGCGGAGAGGAGCGTCTGGGCGATCTGGCCCTGACAATGGGCACCAGCCTTGAAGAGGACATTCCGGCCGATCAGTTCGGCCCGGCGTTTCTGGAAGCTCTGGACCGCCTGCTTGAAGGGACTGGACTCGATTCGCTCAGAATGTCCGACTACGGCATCACGCCCGACGAATTCCCGGCCATGGCGGACTGCGCCTTGGGCACCATGGGCAAACTCTTCAATTCGACCCCGGTGGAAATGACCAGGGAAGACATCATCGCCATCTATGAAGCGGCATACGAATAG